A window of Scophthalmus maximus strain ysfricsl-2021 chromosome 10, ASM2237912v1, whole genome shotgun sequence contains these coding sequences:
- the crls1 gene encoding cardiolipin synthase (CMP-forming) — protein sequence MTMIVCLRRVATARCAGVCWLDAASWRHGRAPVADGARLGRSPPATGPWLVRLRGTDSRGVTCWSDVMQPVRPTAWNQTRVASLPHRGGHERSALSLRSVLYPGARALCSGKTNETPDSPPAAGAGAGAADRTEAGAVPGQGLFKFKELYENPWTIPNLLCVCRILLAPLLGHLIIQQHFHLSLALFTLAGATDLLDGYIARTWPTQKSALGSALDPLADKILVSFLYVSLTYAGLIPAPLTALVIFRDIGLIAAVFWIRYKTVPPPVTLGKFFNPCYTTAQLKPTLFSKVNTAIQLILVAASLAAPVFQYTDSVVLQCIWYITALTTAASGYSYWHYGRKTVKVLNTKSP from the exons ATGACGATGATCGTGTGTTTGCGGAGGGTCGCGACCGCGCGGTGTGCGGGCGTGTGTTGGCTCGACGCGGCGTCATGGCGGCACGGACGCGCACCTGTCGCCGACGGCGCGAGGCTCGGCCGCTCGCCGCCGGCGACCGGCCCGTGGCTCGTGAGGCTCAGAGGGACCGACAGCCGCGGCGTCACGTGCTGGAGTGACGTCATGCAGCCGGTGAGGCCGACGGCGTGGAACCAGACGCGCGTAGCCTCGCTGCCGCACCGGGGAGGTCACGAGAGGTCAGCGCTTAGTCTGCGGTCCGTGCTGTACCCCGGCGCTCGTGCGCTCTGCAGCGGGAAGACGAACGAGACACCGGACAGCCCCCCCGcggcaggggcaggggcaggggccGCGGACCGGACAGAGGCCGGTGCGGTGCCCGGACAGGGACTGTTCAAGTTCAAAGAGCTG TATGAGAACCCGTGGACGATCCCCaacctgttgtgtgtgtgtcgtattCTGCTCGCTCCACTCTTGGGTCACCTCATCATCCAGCAGCACTTTCACCTCAGCCTGGCTCTGTTCACACTGGCGGGAGCAACCGACCTg TTGGACGGCTACATCGCCCGGACGTGGCCCACTCAGAAGTCGGCGTTGGGCAGCGCCCTCGACCCGCTGGCCGACAAAATTCTCGTTAGTTTTTTATACGTCAGTCTCACGTACGCTGGACTCATACCAG CTCCACTGACGGCTCTAGTGATCTTCAGAGACATTGGTTTGATAGCCGCTGTCTTCTGGATCAGATATAAGACCGTACCTCCACCG gTTACACTTGGTAAATTTTTTAACCCCTGCTACACCACAGCACAGCTCAAGCCTACACTTTTCAGcaag GTGAACACAGCCATCCAGCTCATCCTGGTCGCAGCTTCCCTGGCTGCTCCGGTCTTCCAGTACACAGACAGTGTCGTGCTGCAGTGCATATG GTATATCACAGCGTTGACAACAGCAGCGTCGGGCTACAGCTACTGGCACTACGGCCGCAAGACCGTCAAGGTGCTGAACACCAAGTCGCCATGA
- the mcm8 gene encoding DNA helicase MCM8: MEGTCLCSTDRPIILRRSERKAMSGEESRRGTWRGGTGGWRGGGGGGGGGGGGGGWRGGRGSGGWRGGGGWRSRPWRGGSGGGRGSGEGGGGGGRGGGSGNPTFSSQRALYQTTLDAMCPYKGWLLYFTEGFIESSPSVEKIKVFEKYFASKIHLYDKDEIERQGSVLVDYADLMRDQTVCDALPDLTTELKEQPEIMLNCLGVAIHQVLTVDLEKQAAELKGEELSVATPVTNIPHISARLYNYEPLTPLRTLRASVFGRLVCVRGTVVRVGNIRPICTRMAFRCQGCSHTLSLPLQHGKYSTPTKCIQPDCRSRSFLPSRSSPLTHTVDWQIIKVQELMGGEQRETGRIPRTVECHLTSDLCDSCVPGDTVTVTGIVRVTNDGSSRVNKDQCMFLLYLDATSVSNTKGHKSKSGQGSRGSLEDRSAGEEFTLKELYAIQEIQSQPGLLRLIVHSLCPVIYGQLLVKAALALTLFGGRQKHTDKNSVPVRGDPHILMVGDPGLGKSQMLQAVCNVAPRGIYVCGNSTSTTGLTVSLSRDSGTGDFALEAGALVLADQGLCCIDEFDKLGHQQQALLEAMEQQSVSLAKAGIVSSLPARTSVIAAANPIGGHYNRGKTVSENLKMGSALLSRFDVVFLLLDIPDESHDRRLSEHVMANRAGRGRTSSAVVTRAKSSDLDTSILLEHSDIPLSERLQIPAGETVDTIPACLLRKYISYARQYVHPLLSPEAAQIIQDFYLSLRSQGHSADATPITTRQLESLIRLTEARARLDLRETATKSDAEDVVEIMKHSLADTYSDGLGNLDFERSQLGSGMSHRGAGKRLINALHSHAQRTSQKQFDLQTLRTVADRLNIKVMDFEGLVSSLNEQGFLLKKGAKLYQLQTV, encoded by the exons ATGGAGGGAACTTGTCTTTGTTCAACGGACAGACCAATTATTTTAAGACGAAGTGAAAG GAAAGCAATGAGTGGAGAGGAATCCAGGAGAGGAACATGGAGGGGTGGGAccggaggatggagaggaggaggaggaggaggaggtggtggtggtggtgggggaggatggagaggaggaagaggtagtg gaggatggagaggtggtggaggatggaggagtaGACCTTGGAGAGGAGGAtcaggaggtggaagaggttccggagaaggaggaggaggaggggggagaggtggaggatcAGGTAACCCTACCTTCAGCTCTCAGAGAG CTCTCTATCAGACAACTCTAGATGCAATGTGTCCGTACAAAGGATGGTTACTCTACTTCACAGaag GCTTCATCGAGAGCTCGCCTAGTGTGGAGAAGATCAAGGTGTTTGAGAAATACTTTGCCTCTAAGATTCACCTGTATGACaag GATGAGATTGAGCGTCAGGGCAGTGTTCTGGTCGATTATGCCGACTTGATGAGAGACCAGACTGTGTGTGATGCGCTTCCTGACCTAACCACGGAGCTGAAGGAGCAGCCGGAGATAATGCTCAACTGTTTGGGAGTGGCCATTCACCAG gtgtTGACTGTAGATCTGGAGAAACAGGCTGCTGAGTTGAAAGGGGAAGAGCTTTCTGTTGCTACACCAGTCACCAACATCCCTCACATTAGTgcaag GCTGTACAACTATGAACCGCTGACTCCGTTGCGGACGTTGCGCGCCAGCGTGTTCGGACggctggtgtgtgtgaggggaacTGTGGTCAGAGTGGGCAACATCAGACCCATCTGCACCAGGATGGCGTTCAGATGCCAGGGGTGCTCGCATACgctgtctctgcctctgcagcaCGGCAAATACTCCACACCTACCAAG TGTATCCAGCCTGACTGTCGCAgtcgttccttccttcccagCCGCAGTTCTCCTCTTACACACACTGTAGACTGGCAGATCATCAA GGTGCAGGAGCTGATGGgcggagagcagagggagactgGAAGAATCCCCCGGACCGTCGAGTGTCacctgacctccgacctctgcGACAGCTGCGTCCCCGGAGACACGGTTACCGTGACGGGGATAGTGAGAGTTACCAACgatg GTAGTTCCCGGGTGAATAAGGATCAGTGCATGTTCCTCCTCTACCTTGATGCCACTTCAGTCAGTAATACTAAAG GTCATAAGTCCAAGTCGGGTCAGGGGTCACGAGGGTCGCTCGAGGATCGTTCTGCGGGGGAGGAGTTCACGTTGAAGGAGCTATATGCCATCCAGGAGATCCAGTCACAGCCTGGCCTACTGAGACTCATAGTACA ctctttgtgtCCTGTCATCTACGGCCAGCTA CTGGTGAAAGCTGCTCTTGCCTTGACGTTGTTCGgaggcagacagaaacacacggACAAGAACAGTGTTCCGGTCAGAGGAGACCCACACATCCTGATGGTGGGAGACCCCGGACTGGGAAAGAGTCAGATGTTACAG GCAGTGTGTAATGTGGCTCCCAGAGGTATTTACGTTTGTGGCAACAGCACGAGCACCACAG gACTAACGGTGAGTTTATCCCGAGATTCAGGAACAGGGGATTTTGCTCTGGAGGCTGGAGCCCTGGTGCTGGCTGACCAGG GTCTGTGCTGCATTGACGAGTTTGACAAGTTGGGCCACCAGCAGCAGGCTCTGTTGGAGGCCATGGAGCAGCAGTCTGTGAGTCTGGCCAAAGCTGGAATAGTGTCTTCCCTGCCTGCCAGAACCTCGGTCATAGCTGCTGCGAACCCGATTGGAGGACATTACAACCGAGGCAAGACCGTCTCTGAAAATCTGAA AATGGGCTCAGCTCTCCTCTCTCGCTTtgacgtcgtcttcctcctcctggatATCCCCGACGAGTCCCACGACCGCCGCCTGTCGGAGCACGTCATGGCAAACAGGGCGGGAAGAGGCAGGACCAGCAGTGCCGTAGTCACTAGGGCCAAGTCGAGCGACCTGGACACCTCCATCCTGCTCGAACACTCGGACATACCCCTGTCTGAACGCTTGCAG ATCCCTGCAGGTGAGACTGTAGACACCATTCCAGCCTGCTTGTTGAGGAAGTACATCAGCTATGCTCGTCAGTACGTCCACCCCTTGCTCTCTCCCGAGGCAGCGCAAATAATTCAGGATTTCTACCTGTCACTAAGATCTCAGGGGCACTCTGCTGACGCCACACCCATCACCACACGACAACTGGAGTCTTTAATTAGATTAACTGAG gCAAGAGCCCGGTTGGACCTCAGAGAGACGGCTACCAAGAGTGATGCTGAGGATGTGGTGGAGATCATGAAACACAG tctgGCTGATACATATTCAGATGGTCTGGGCAATCTGGACTTTGAGCGATCTCAGCTCGGGTCGGGCATGAGTCATCGCGGCGCCGGGAAGCGACTCATCAACGCGCTGCACTCTCACGCGCAGAGGACCAGTCAGAAGCAGTTCGACTTACAGACGCTCCGAACTGTGGCCGACCGACTGAACATCAAG GTGATGGACTTCGAAGGTCTGGTGAGTTCCCTGAACGAACAGGGTTTCCTGCTGAAGAAAGGAGCCAAGCTGTACCAGTTGCAGACAGTCTGA